From Musa acuminata AAA Group cultivar baxijiao chromosome BXJ3-8, Cavendish_Baxijiao_AAA, whole genome shotgun sequence, one genomic window encodes:
- the LOC135644964 gene encoding WUSCHEL-related homeobox 4-like isoform X2 — translation MKVHQLTLGLWEQLPSSPSTSSSLSSSSTNHHKRLRPLAPKLSSSAVVSTTTMAEIISLKSFNSPLTTKFASRNVDASLMQLQSGGTRWNPMPEQIKLLEALYQGGMRTPNPVQIERITAELSKYGRIEGKNVFYWFQNHKARERQKQKRSALLALATNSASLPNLLKGEEMKELHDGSCKRKCRSWGSLEPDVEDSGPGDRTLELFPLHPEWKQVG, via the exons ATGAAGGTTCACCAGTTGACGTTAGGCTTGTGGGAGCAACTCCCCTCCTCGCCTTCCAcctcttcctccctctcctcttcctctaccaACCACCATAAGCGCCTCCGCCCGCTTGCCCCGAAGCTTTCCTCTTCTGCCGTCGTTTCCACGACTACAATGGCGGAGATCATCAGCTTGAAGAGCTTCAATTCGCCGCTGACCACCAAATTCGCCTCCAGAAACGTAGACGCCTCGCTG ATGCAGCTGCAGTCAGGGGGAACGCGGTGGAACCCGATGCCGGAGCAGATAAAGCTACTGGAGGCACTGTATCAGGGCGGGATGCGGACGCCGAACCCGGTCCAGATCGAGCGCATCACCGCGGAGCTTAGCAAGTATGGCAGGATCGAGGGCAAGAACGTGTTCTACTGGTTTCAGAACCACAAGGCGCGGGAGCGCCAGAAGCAGAAGCGGAGCGCGCTCCTCGCCCTCGCCACCAACAGTGCTTCGCTTCCCAATCTGCTCAAA GGAGAAGAGATGAAGGAGCTCCATGATGGGAGCTGCAAGCGCAAGTGCAGGAGCTGGGGCAGTCTGGAGCCGGACGTGGAAGACAGTGGGCCTGGTGACCGCACCTTGGAGCTCTTCCCGCTGCACCCAGAATGGAAGCAGGTGGGATAG
- the LOC103994665 gene encoding filament-like plant protein 7 isoform X3: MDNKTWLWKRKSSEKSIEKEKALELERSLEDLNEQLSSVRTESGAKDDLLAKQAKVAEEAIAGWRKAEAEALSIKQQLDDTILQKKAAEERAADTDMALKECKQQLHAVKEDQQFIISNAALKISREQEKSRTLEQRLVETNKKLTEAVVENGNLNRVLEVKEKLLKELSESNSMSEAKFTEVKSRLDSSEKLNASMKYELCMLQKELEIRNQEREFNHRSSNAAHRQHLESVKKIAKLETECQRLRVMVRKRLPGPTALAKMRSEVEMLGNNSTELRKKRSSSTSEAFNIKDIIREDSYDASGKGAASLVERLHAIEDENKILKESLTKKNSELQASRVMFTRTTSKLSQAETKLEELSKGQACFELARGSPASYDLPLSSISEHGGNEDTISCAESWASALISELEHFKSGKATGSSCQSAVVSELSLMDDFVEMEKLAVGSVDKHFEGSLGTLEDSNSCVTTKESWTGVDLSEATGKEFTPIRSNDNQLRYVSLENHPSWLQDILRVIIQKHHIMQKSWSAILDDLRVALGDSNQAKHLLQQPKHTSSDSFDGAISAGIPNRESGTQLCQSNLEKSICKLIDLIEGIIQRNKKGNNGQHVPSGDDEGTSMHHSVTAANGYVARAFLWRSSELTVVLQSFVAVCKDVLNGKVDLRQFVAQVTSSVDWIISHCFSLQDDSEMKETIRKHLDGDVSYSIEELQAMVCPAKELDKLKAHEESSITEQRKRPLLSASNGLYILSRTDDIESKPKDEGERLKFDIMSMESRRKDLEEKLKISSDKNEKLVAQLQESEEKISNLRLELAALKESKGKIEDQIINQKLINEDLGTQLTVAKSELNEAHQKFSSLEVELEEKSNCYEELEAACLELQLQLESASHKEIPKYIMGQEEKQIQALHRSLLLARKPFKTWGNS, encoded by the exons ATGGATAACAAGACATGGCTTTGGAAGAGGAAGTCTTCAGAAAAGAGCATCGAG AAAGAGAAGGCTCTTGAGTTAGAAAGATCCTTAGAAGACTTAAATGAACAACTATCGTCTGTTCGCACCGAGTCCGGTGCTAAAGATGATCTTCTGGCAAAGCAAGCGAAAGTGGCTGAAGAAGCAATTGCAG GATGGCGGAAAGCAGAAGCTGAAGCCCTTTCTATAAAGCAACAATTGGATGATACAATACTTCAGAAAAAAGCTGCTGAAGAAAGGGCAGCCGATACTGATATGGCATTGAAAGAATGCAAGCAACAGCTGCATGCTGTCAAGGAAGACCAGCAGTTCATTATTAGCAATGCTGCCCTGAAGATATCACGAGAACAGGAGAAGTCACGAACATTAGAACAAAGGTTGGTGGAGACAAATAAGAAGCTCACTGAAGCAGTTGTTGAAAATGGAAACCTGAACAGAGTTCTAGAGGTCAAAGAGAAGTTGCTTAAAGAGTTGAGCGAGTCTAATTCCATGTCAGAAGCAAAATTCACAGAAGTAAAGTCTAGACTTGATTCCTCAGAGAAACTAAATGCTTCTATGAAGTATGAGTTGTGCATGCTTCAGAAGGAGCTTGAGATTCGAAATCAGGAGAGAGAATTCAATCACAGATCATCTAATGCTGCTCACAGGCAACACCTAGAGAGTGTTAAGAAGATTGCTAAGCTAGAAACAGAGTGCCAAAGATTGCGTGTCATGGTCAGGAAGCGACTGCCAGGACCAACAGCTTTGGCTAAAATGAGAAGTGAGGTTGAAATGCTGGGGAATAATTCTACTGAACTGAGAAAGAAAAGGTCAAGTTCCACCAGTGAAGCCTTCAATATAAAGGACATTATTCGAGAAGACTCTTATGATGCATCAGGCAAGGGAGCTGCTTCTCTTGTTGAGAGATTACACGCCATTGAAGATGAGAACAAGATCCTCAAAGAATCATTAACCAAGAAAAACAGTGAGCTTCAGGCATCACGTGTGATGTTTACACGTACAACATCCAAGCTATCGCAGGCTGAGACAAAGCTCGAGGAATTATCAAAAGGACAAGCTTGCTTTGAGCTAGCAAGGGGCAGCCCAGCATCATATGACCTGCCCCTTTCATCAATTTCGGAGCATGGAGGCAATGAAGATACCATTAGCTGTGCTGAATCATGGGCTTCTGCTTTAATTTCTGAACTGGAGCACTTCAAAAGTGGGAAAGCAACCGGATCATCTTGCCAAAGTGCTGTTGTATCGGAGTTGAGTTTGATGGATGATTTTGTTGAGATGGAGAAACTAGCAGTAGGTTCTGTTGACAAACATTTTGAAGGTTCACTCGGTACATTGGAAGATAGTAATTCATGTGTGACTACCAAAGAATCTTGGACAGGAGTTGATCTATCAGAAGCAACAGGCAAGGAGTTCACTCCAATCAGAAGTAATGACAATCAACTTAGGTATGTATCACTTGAAAACCACCCTAGTTGGCTTCAGGATATTCTAAGGGTCATCATACAAAAGCATCATATCATGCAAAAAAGTTGGAGTGCAATTCTTGATGATCTCAGAGTTGCTCTGGGTGATTCAAATCAGGCAAAGCATTTACTTCAACAACCCAAACACACTTCATCGGATTCATTTGATGGAGCAATCAGTGCAGGCATACCGAACCGAGAAAGTGGTACCCAACTTTGTCAGTCAAACTTAGAGAAATCAATTTGCAAGCTTATTGACTTGATTGAGGGAATCATTCAGAGAAATAAAAAGGGTAACAACGGTCAACACGTTCCATCTGGAGACGATGAAGGcacttctatgcatcatagtgttACAGCAGCAAATGGATATGTTGCTCGCGCGTTTCTGTGGAGAAGTTCTGAACTTACTGTTGTTTTACAGAGTTTTGTTGCAGTCTGTAAAGACGTATTGAATGGCAAGGTTGATCTTCGACAGTTTGTGGCTCAAGTAACTTCATCTGTGGACTGGATTATAAGCCACTGTTTTTCCCTTCAAGATGATTCAGAGATGAAAGAGACTATCAGAAAACACTTGGATGGAGATGTTTCTTACAGTATTGAAGAACTTCAAGCTATGGTGTGCCCAGCCAAAGAACTAGACAAGTTGAAGGCACATGAAGAATCCAGTATTACTGAACAGAGGAAAAGACCTTTATTATCTGCATCAAATGGTCTGTATATCTTGTCCAGAACAGATGATATCGAATccaaaccaaaagatgaaggtGAGAGGCTAAAATTTGATATCATGAGTATGGAGTCTAGAAGGAAAGATTTGGAGGAAAAGCTGAAAATATCTAGCGATAAGAATGAAAAATTGGTAGCTCAACTCCAGGAATCAGAAGAAAAAATTTCCAATTTACGACTGGAGCTAGCAGCACTCAAGGAATCCAAGGGGAAGATCGAAGACCAGATTATAAACCAAAAACTAATTAACGAAGATCTTGGAACACAGCTAACAGTTGCAAAGTCAGAATTGAACGAGGCTCATCAGAAGTTCTCATCCCTTGAAGTCGAACTGGAAGAGAAGAGTAATTGCTATGAAGAATTAGAGGCAGCATGTCTTGAACTACAGCTTCAGTTAGAAAG TGCTTCACACAAGGAAATTCCAAAATATATCATGGGTCAGGAAGAAAAGCAAATCCAAGCA CTTCACAGAAGCTTGCTGCTTGCCAGGAAACCATTCAAAACCTGGGGAAACAGTTAA
- the LOC135644964 gene encoding WUSCHEL-related homeobox 4-like isoform X1, which produces MKVHQLTLGLWEQLPSSPSTSSSLSSSSTNHHKRLRPLAPKLSSSAVVSTTTMAEIISLKSFNSPLTTKFASRNVDASLMQLQSGGTRWNPMPEQIKLLEALYQGGMRTPNPVQIERITAELSKYGRIEGKNVFYWFQNHKARERQKQKRSALLALATNSASLPNLLKVRTKHGFSPHAHFVCRVTCEDLGLCWSCMMVQLQGEEMKELHDGSCKRKCRSWGSLEPDVEDSGPGDRTLELFPLHPEWKQVG; this is translated from the exons ATGAAGGTTCACCAGTTGACGTTAGGCTTGTGGGAGCAACTCCCCTCCTCGCCTTCCAcctcttcctccctctcctcttcctctaccaACCACCATAAGCGCCTCCGCCCGCTTGCCCCGAAGCTTTCCTCTTCTGCCGTCGTTTCCACGACTACAATGGCGGAGATCATCAGCTTGAAGAGCTTCAATTCGCCGCTGACCACCAAATTCGCCTCCAGAAACGTAGACGCCTCGCTG ATGCAGCTGCAGTCAGGGGGAACGCGGTGGAACCCGATGCCGGAGCAGATAAAGCTACTGGAGGCACTGTATCAGGGCGGGATGCGGACGCCGAACCCGGTCCAGATCGAGCGCATCACCGCGGAGCTTAGCAAGTATGGCAGGATCGAGGGCAAGAACGTGTTCTACTGGTTTCAGAACCACAAGGCGCGGGAGCGCCAGAAGCAGAAGCGGAGCGCGCTCCTCGCCCTCGCCACCAACAGTGCTTCGCTTCCCAATCTGCTCAAAGTACGAACGAAGCATGGTTTCTCGCCTCATGCACACTTCGTGTGTCGCGTTACTTGTGAGGATTTAGGTTTATGTTGGTCATGCATGATGGTGCAATTACAGGGAGAAGAGATGAAGGAGCTCCATGATGGGAGCTGCAAGCGCAAGTGCAGGAGCTGGGGCAGTCTGGAGCCGGACGTGGAAGACAGTGGGCCTGGTGACCGCACCTTGGAGCTCTTCCCGCTGCACCCAGAATGGAAGCAGGTGGGATAG
- the LOC103994665 gene encoding filament-like plant protein 7 isoform X1, whose amino-acid sequence MDNKTWLWKRKSSEKSIEKEKALELERSLEDLNEQLSSVRTESGAKDDLLAKQAKVAEEAIAGWRKAEAEALSIKQQLDDTILQKKAAEERAADTDMALKECKQQLHAVKEDQQFIISNAALKISREQEKSRTLEQRLVETNKKLTEAVVENGNLNRVLEVKEKLLKELSESNSMSEAKFTEVKSRLDSSEKLNASMKYELCMLQKELEIRNQEREFNHRSSNAAHRQHLESVKKIAKLETECQRLRVMVRKRLPGPTALAKMRSEVEMLGNNSTELRKKRSSSTSEAFNIKDIIREDSYDASGKGAASLVERLHAIEDENKILKESLTKKNSELQASRVMFTRTTSKLSQAETKLEELSKGQACFELARGSPASYDLPLSSISEHGGNEDTISCAESWASALISELEHFKSGKATGSSCQSAVVSELSLMDDFVEMEKLAVGSVDKHFEGSLGTLEDSNSCVTTKESWTGVDLSEATGKEFTPIRSNDNQLRYVSLENHPSWLQDILRVIIQKHHIMQKSWSAILDDLRVALGDSNQAKHLLQQPKHTSSDSFDGAISAGIPNRESGTQLCQSNLEKSICKLIDLIEGIIQRNKKGNNGQHVPSGDDEGTSMHHSVTAANGYVARAFLWRSSELTVVLQSFVAVCKDVLNGKVDLRQFVAQVTSSVDWIISHCFSLQDDSEMKETIRKHLDGDVSYSIEELQAMVCPAKELDKLKAHEESSITEQRKRPLLSASNGLYILSRTDDIESKPKDEGERLKFDIMSMESRRKDLEEKLKISSDKNEKLVAQLQESEEKISNLRLELAALKESKGKIEDQIINQKLINEDLGTQLTVAKSELNEAHQKFSSLEVELEEKSNCYEELEAACLELQLQLESASHKEIPKYIMGQEEKQIQAECDIVAASQKLAACQETIQNLGKQLKALASPKDAPLFDKVISNPAAAKSKRRLQLLDHIRAEDHAKSEETDSPNTKEIICTDAPRPPAAASENLSAGLQYKHKIHMNHGQKSSVRSIIKLSPEKSLMIVPKREKGAKFLRSLLHRRKRKH is encoded by the exons ATGGATAACAAGACATGGCTTTGGAAGAGGAAGTCTTCAGAAAAGAGCATCGAG AAAGAGAAGGCTCTTGAGTTAGAAAGATCCTTAGAAGACTTAAATGAACAACTATCGTCTGTTCGCACCGAGTCCGGTGCTAAAGATGATCTTCTGGCAAAGCAAGCGAAAGTGGCTGAAGAAGCAATTGCAG GATGGCGGAAAGCAGAAGCTGAAGCCCTTTCTATAAAGCAACAATTGGATGATACAATACTTCAGAAAAAAGCTGCTGAAGAAAGGGCAGCCGATACTGATATGGCATTGAAAGAATGCAAGCAACAGCTGCATGCTGTCAAGGAAGACCAGCAGTTCATTATTAGCAATGCTGCCCTGAAGATATCACGAGAACAGGAGAAGTCACGAACATTAGAACAAAGGTTGGTGGAGACAAATAAGAAGCTCACTGAAGCAGTTGTTGAAAATGGAAACCTGAACAGAGTTCTAGAGGTCAAAGAGAAGTTGCTTAAAGAGTTGAGCGAGTCTAATTCCATGTCAGAAGCAAAATTCACAGAAGTAAAGTCTAGACTTGATTCCTCAGAGAAACTAAATGCTTCTATGAAGTATGAGTTGTGCATGCTTCAGAAGGAGCTTGAGATTCGAAATCAGGAGAGAGAATTCAATCACAGATCATCTAATGCTGCTCACAGGCAACACCTAGAGAGTGTTAAGAAGATTGCTAAGCTAGAAACAGAGTGCCAAAGATTGCGTGTCATGGTCAGGAAGCGACTGCCAGGACCAACAGCTTTGGCTAAAATGAGAAGTGAGGTTGAAATGCTGGGGAATAATTCTACTGAACTGAGAAAGAAAAGGTCAAGTTCCACCAGTGAAGCCTTCAATATAAAGGACATTATTCGAGAAGACTCTTATGATGCATCAGGCAAGGGAGCTGCTTCTCTTGTTGAGAGATTACACGCCATTGAAGATGAGAACAAGATCCTCAAAGAATCATTAACCAAGAAAAACAGTGAGCTTCAGGCATCACGTGTGATGTTTACACGTACAACATCCAAGCTATCGCAGGCTGAGACAAAGCTCGAGGAATTATCAAAAGGACAAGCTTGCTTTGAGCTAGCAAGGGGCAGCCCAGCATCATATGACCTGCCCCTTTCATCAATTTCGGAGCATGGAGGCAATGAAGATACCATTAGCTGTGCTGAATCATGGGCTTCTGCTTTAATTTCTGAACTGGAGCACTTCAAAAGTGGGAAAGCAACCGGATCATCTTGCCAAAGTGCTGTTGTATCGGAGTTGAGTTTGATGGATGATTTTGTTGAGATGGAGAAACTAGCAGTAGGTTCTGTTGACAAACATTTTGAAGGTTCACTCGGTACATTGGAAGATAGTAATTCATGTGTGACTACCAAAGAATCTTGGACAGGAGTTGATCTATCAGAAGCAACAGGCAAGGAGTTCACTCCAATCAGAAGTAATGACAATCAACTTAGGTATGTATCACTTGAAAACCACCCTAGTTGGCTTCAGGATATTCTAAGGGTCATCATACAAAAGCATCATATCATGCAAAAAAGTTGGAGTGCAATTCTTGATGATCTCAGAGTTGCTCTGGGTGATTCAAATCAGGCAAAGCATTTACTTCAACAACCCAAACACACTTCATCGGATTCATTTGATGGAGCAATCAGTGCAGGCATACCGAACCGAGAAAGTGGTACCCAACTTTGTCAGTCAAACTTAGAGAAATCAATTTGCAAGCTTATTGACTTGATTGAGGGAATCATTCAGAGAAATAAAAAGGGTAACAACGGTCAACACGTTCCATCTGGAGACGATGAAGGcacttctatgcatcatagtgttACAGCAGCAAATGGATATGTTGCTCGCGCGTTTCTGTGGAGAAGTTCTGAACTTACTGTTGTTTTACAGAGTTTTGTTGCAGTCTGTAAAGACGTATTGAATGGCAAGGTTGATCTTCGACAGTTTGTGGCTCAAGTAACTTCATCTGTGGACTGGATTATAAGCCACTGTTTTTCCCTTCAAGATGATTCAGAGATGAAAGAGACTATCAGAAAACACTTGGATGGAGATGTTTCTTACAGTATTGAAGAACTTCAAGCTATGGTGTGCCCAGCCAAAGAACTAGACAAGTTGAAGGCACATGAAGAATCCAGTATTACTGAACAGAGGAAAAGACCTTTATTATCTGCATCAAATGGTCTGTATATCTTGTCCAGAACAGATGATATCGAATccaaaccaaaagatgaaggtGAGAGGCTAAAATTTGATATCATGAGTATGGAGTCTAGAAGGAAAGATTTGGAGGAAAAGCTGAAAATATCTAGCGATAAGAATGAAAAATTGGTAGCTCAACTCCAGGAATCAGAAGAAAAAATTTCCAATTTACGACTGGAGCTAGCAGCACTCAAGGAATCCAAGGGGAAGATCGAAGACCAGATTATAAACCAAAAACTAATTAACGAAGATCTTGGAACACAGCTAACAGTTGCAAAGTCAGAATTGAACGAGGCTCATCAGAAGTTCTCATCCCTTGAAGTCGAACTGGAAGAGAAGAGTAATTGCTATGAAGAATTAGAGGCAGCATGTCTTGAACTACAGCTTCAGTTAGAAAG TGCTTCACACAAGGAAATTCCAAAATATATCATGGGTCAGGAAGAAAAGCAAATCCAAGCA GAATGTGATATAGTTGCAGCTTCACAGAAGCTTGCTGCTTGCCAGGAAACCATTCAAAACCTGGGGAAACAGTTAAAAGCATTGGCATCACCGAAAGATGCACCTCTATTTGACAAAGTGATATCCAATCCTGCTGCTGCAAAATCCAAACGTCGGCTTCAGTTACTTgatcatattagagcagaggatcatGCAAAATCAGAGGAAACCGATTCTCCCAACACAAAGGAAATCATCTGCACTGATGCACCAAGGCCACCGGCTGCAGCTTCTGAGAATCTGAGTGCAGGCTTGCAATACAAACACAAGATTCATATGAACCATGGCCAAAAAAGTTCAGTAAGAAGTATCATTAAGCTCTCGCCGGAGAAGTCATTGATGATAGTACCGAAGAGAGAAAAGGGAGCTAAATTTCTGAGAAGTCTCTTGCACCGAAGGAAGCGAAAGCACTAA
- the LOC103994665 gene encoding filament-like plant protein 7 isoform X2: MDNKTWLWKRKSSEKSIEKEKALELERSLEDLNEQLSSVRTESGAKDDLLAKQAKVAEEAIAGWRKAEAEALSIKQQLDDTILQKKAAEERAADTDMALKECKQQLHAVKEDQQFIISNAALKISREQEKSRTLEQRLVETNKKLTEAVVENGNLNRVLEVKEKLLKELSESNSMSEAKFTEVKSRLDSSEKLNASMKYELCMLQKELEIRNQEREFNHRSSNAAHRQHLESVKKIAKLETECQRLRVMVRKRLPGPTALAKMRSEVEMLGNNSTELRKKRSSSTSEAFNIKDIIREDSYDASGKGAASLVERLHAIEDENKILKESLTKKNSELQASRVMFTRTTSKLSQAETKLEELSKGQACFELARGSPASYDLPLSSISEHGGNEDTISCAESWASALISELEHFKSGKATGSSCQSAVVSELSLMDDFVEMEKLAVGSVDKHFEGSLGTLEDSNSCVTTKESWTGVDLSEATGKEFTPIRSNDNQLRYVSLENHPSWLQDILRVIIQKHHIMQKSWSAILDDLRVALGDSNQAKHLLQQPKHTSSDSFDGAISAGIPNRESGTQLCQSNLEKSICKLIDLIEGIIQRNKKGNNGQHVPSGDDEGTSMHHSVTAANGYVARAFLWRSSELTVVLQSFVAVCKDVLNGKVDLRQFVAQVTSSVDWIISHCFSLQDDSEMKETIRKHLDGDVSYSIEELQAMVCPAKELDKLKAHEESSITEQRKRPLLSASNGLYILSRTDDIESKPKDEGERLKFDIMSMESRRKDLEEKLKISSDKNEKLVAQLQESEEKISNLRLELAALKESKGKIEDQIINQKLINEDLGTQLTVAKSELNEAHQKFSSLEVELEEKSNCYEELEAACLELQLQLESASHKEIPKYIMGQEEKQIQALQLHRSLLLARKPFKTWGNS; encoded by the exons ATGGATAACAAGACATGGCTTTGGAAGAGGAAGTCTTCAGAAAAGAGCATCGAG AAAGAGAAGGCTCTTGAGTTAGAAAGATCCTTAGAAGACTTAAATGAACAACTATCGTCTGTTCGCACCGAGTCCGGTGCTAAAGATGATCTTCTGGCAAAGCAAGCGAAAGTGGCTGAAGAAGCAATTGCAG GATGGCGGAAAGCAGAAGCTGAAGCCCTTTCTATAAAGCAACAATTGGATGATACAATACTTCAGAAAAAAGCTGCTGAAGAAAGGGCAGCCGATACTGATATGGCATTGAAAGAATGCAAGCAACAGCTGCATGCTGTCAAGGAAGACCAGCAGTTCATTATTAGCAATGCTGCCCTGAAGATATCACGAGAACAGGAGAAGTCACGAACATTAGAACAAAGGTTGGTGGAGACAAATAAGAAGCTCACTGAAGCAGTTGTTGAAAATGGAAACCTGAACAGAGTTCTAGAGGTCAAAGAGAAGTTGCTTAAAGAGTTGAGCGAGTCTAATTCCATGTCAGAAGCAAAATTCACAGAAGTAAAGTCTAGACTTGATTCCTCAGAGAAACTAAATGCTTCTATGAAGTATGAGTTGTGCATGCTTCAGAAGGAGCTTGAGATTCGAAATCAGGAGAGAGAATTCAATCACAGATCATCTAATGCTGCTCACAGGCAACACCTAGAGAGTGTTAAGAAGATTGCTAAGCTAGAAACAGAGTGCCAAAGATTGCGTGTCATGGTCAGGAAGCGACTGCCAGGACCAACAGCTTTGGCTAAAATGAGAAGTGAGGTTGAAATGCTGGGGAATAATTCTACTGAACTGAGAAAGAAAAGGTCAAGTTCCACCAGTGAAGCCTTCAATATAAAGGACATTATTCGAGAAGACTCTTATGATGCATCAGGCAAGGGAGCTGCTTCTCTTGTTGAGAGATTACACGCCATTGAAGATGAGAACAAGATCCTCAAAGAATCATTAACCAAGAAAAACAGTGAGCTTCAGGCATCACGTGTGATGTTTACACGTACAACATCCAAGCTATCGCAGGCTGAGACAAAGCTCGAGGAATTATCAAAAGGACAAGCTTGCTTTGAGCTAGCAAGGGGCAGCCCAGCATCATATGACCTGCCCCTTTCATCAATTTCGGAGCATGGAGGCAATGAAGATACCATTAGCTGTGCTGAATCATGGGCTTCTGCTTTAATTTCTGAACTGGAGCACTTCAAAAGTGGGAAAGCAACCGGATCATCTTGCCAAAGTGCTGTTGTATCGGAGTTGAGTTTGATGGATGATTTTGTTGAGATGGAGAAACTAGCAGTAGGTTCTGTTGACAAACATTTTGAAGGTTCACTCGGTACATTGGAAGATAGTAATTCATGTGTGACTACCAAAGAATCTTGGACAGGAGTTGATCTATCAGAAGCAACAGGCAAGGAGTTCACTCCAATCAGAAGTAATGACAATCAACTTAGGTATGTATCACTTGAAAACCACCCTAGTTGGCTTCAGGATATTCTAAGGGTCATCATACAAAAGCATCATATCATGCAAAAAAGTTGGAGTGCAATTCTTGATGATCTCAGAGTTGCTCTGGGTGATTCAAATCAGGCAAAGCATTTACTTCAACAACCCAAACACACTTCATCGGATTCATTTGATGGAGCAATCAGTGCAGGCATACCGAACCGAGAAAGTGGTACCCAACTTTGTCAGTCAAACTTAGAGAAATCAATTTGCAAGCTTATTGACTTGATTGAGGGAATCATTCAGAGAAATAAAAAGGGTAACAACGGTCAACACGTTCCATCTGGAGACGATGAAGGcacttctatgcatcatagtgttACAGCAGCAAATGGATATGTTGCTCGCGCGTTTCTGTGGAGAAGTTCTGAACTTACTGTTGTTTTACAGAGTTTTGTTGCAGTCTGTAAAGACGTATTGAATGGCAAGGTTGATCTTCGACAGTTTGTGGCTCAAGTAACTTCATCTGTGGACTGGATTATAAGCCACTGTTTTTCCCTTCAAGATGATTCAGAGATGAAAGAGACTATCAGAAAACACTTGGATGGAGATGTTTCTTACAGTATTGAAGAACTTCAAGCTATGGTGTGCCCAGCCAAAGAACTAGACAAGTTGAAGGCACATGAAGAATCCAGTATTACTGAACAGAGGAAAAGACCTTTATTATCTGCATCAAATGGTCTGTATATCTTGTCCAGAACAGATGATATCGAATccaaaccaaaagatgaaggtGAGAGGCTAAAATTTGATATCATGAGTATGGAGTCTAGAAGGAAAGATTTGGAGGAAAAGCTGAAAATATCTAGCGATAAGAATGAAAAATTGGTAGCTCAACTCCAGGAATCAGAAGAAAAAATTTCCAATTTACGACTGGAGCTAGCAGCACTCAAGGAATCCAAGGGGAAGATCGAAGACCAGATTATAAACCAAAAACTAATTAACGAAGATCTTGGAACACAGCTAACAGTTGCAAAGTCAGAATTGAACGAGGCTCATCAGAAGTTCTCATCCCTTGAAGTCGAACTGGAAGAGAAGAGTAATTGCTATGAAGAATTAGAGGCAGCATGTCTTGAACTACAGCTTCAGTTAGAAAG TGCTTCACACAAGGAAATTCCAAAATATATCATGGGTCAGGAAGAAAAGCAAATCCAAGCA TTGCAGCTTCACAGAAGCTTGCTGCTTGCCAGGAAACCATTCAAAACCTGGGGAAACAGTTAA